The proteins below come from a single Miscanthus floridulus cultivar M001 chromosome 1, ASM1932011v1, whole genome shotgun sequence genomic window:
- the LOC136537209 gene encoding carbon catabolite repressor protein 4 homolog 1-like — protein MLSVVRVHLPSEIPIVGCEITPYVLLRRPDCAVSTDDVPETAPADGQFMRYRWYRIQSDRKVPICSVHPVEQATIQCLGCLKSKIPVAKSYHCSAKCFSDAWQHHKVLHERASSALNENGAEEEELFGSGGSGVLSTAGSGSLSNFGQSPGVNNGSVLLYPSGADKNSGETWFEVGRSRTYTPTADDIGHALKFECVAVDSEKRSPIGPPTSIMTSRVIPAPTPTPRRLIQVNGDVLGHLDLDSQTSSLGTFTVLSYNILADAYATSDAYSYCPTWALTWTYRRQNLLREIIGYHADIICLQEVQVNHFEDFFSPELDKHGYQALYKKRTTEVYSGNPMAIDGCATFFRRDKFSHVKKYEVEFNKAAQSLTDAIIPAAQKRVALNRLIKDNIALIAVLEAKFGNHGAENPGKRQLLCVANTHINVHQDLKDVKLWEVHTLLKGLEKIAVSADIPMLVCGDFNSTPGSSPHALLAMGKVDQHHPDLAIDPLGILRPPSKLNHQLPLVSAYSAFARMVGVGYDLDHQRRRTDPATNEPLFTNCTRDFTGTVDYIFYTADSLTVDSLLELLDEESLRKDTALPSPEWSSDHIALLAEFRCKPRIRR, from the exons atgCTGAGCGTGGTCCGGGTGCACCTGCCGTCGGAGATCCCGATCGTGGGCTGCGAGATCACGCCCTACGTGCTACTGCGACGGCCCGACTGTGCAGTCTCCACCGACGATGTCCCCGAAACTGCGCCCGCTGATGGCCAGTTCATGCGGTACAGATG GTACCGCATACAGAGTGATCGGAAAGTCCCTATCTGCAGTGTGCATCCAGTGGAACAAGCAACGATTCAGTGCCTCGGTTGTCTCAAGTCAAAAATACCTGTTGCTAAGAGCTACCACTGTTCAGCTAAATGCTTCTCTGATGCATGGCAGCACCACAAAGTTTTGCATGAACGAGCCAGTAGTGCTCTAAATGAAAATGGTGCTGAAGAAGAGGAGTTATTTGGCAGCGGTGGTTCTGGGGTTCTAAGTACTGCTGGATCTGGTTCTTTGTCAAATTTTGGACAAAGCCCTGGTGTTAACAATGGATCTGTGCTTTTGTATCCCTCAGGCGCTGATAAAAATTCTGGAGAAACTTGGTTTGAAGTTGGACGCTCGCGAACATATACACCAACTGCTGATGATATTGGGCATGCACTAAAATTTGAGTGTGTAGCTGTGGACTCAGAAAAAAGGTCTCCAATTGGACCTCCGACCTCAATTATGACATCACGTGTAATCCCCGCGCCAACTCCTACCCCTCGTCGCCTTATCCAAGTGAATGGGGATGTTTTAGGTCACTTGGATTTAGACAGCCAAACTTCGTCCTTGGGGACATTCACTGTGTTATCTTACAATATTCTTGCTGATGCATatgctacaagtgatgcatatagTTACTGCCCAACATGGGCACTTACCTGGACTTATAGAAGACAAAATTTGTTGCGTGAAATTATTGGTTATCATGCTGATATCATCTGTCTTCAGGAG GTACAAGTAAACCACTTCGAAGATTTTTTTTCACCTGAGCTTGACAAACATGGATATCAGGCGCTTTACAAGAAAAGGACAACAGAG GTGTATTCTGGAAATCCTATGGCCATAGATGGCTGTGCTACTTTTTTCCGCAGAGACAAGTTTTCACACGTTAAAAAATACGAG GTTGAGTTCAATAAGGCTGCACAGTCTTTAACAGATGCAATTATTCCTGCTGCTCAGAAAAGAGTGGCTTTAAATCGATTGATTAAA GACAACATTGCACTAATTGCGGTGTTAGAAGCCAAATTTGGTAATCATGGAGCTGAAAATCCTGGTAAAAGACAGCTCCTTTGCGTG GCAAATACACATATAAATGTCCATCAAGACCTAAAAGATGTGAAGCTATGGGAG GTTCATACCCTCCTAAAAGGATTGGAGAAGATAGCTGTCAGTGCAGACATTCCTATGTTGGTCTGTGGAGATTTCAACTCGACCCCTGGGAG TTCTCCACATGCGCTTCTTGCAATGGGCAAAGTTGATCAGCATCATCCAGATCTGGCAATAGATCCCCTTGGAATTTTACGCCCTCCAAGCAAGTTGAATCATCAGCTTCCTCTG GTCAGTGCATACTCTGCATTTGCAAGAATGGTAGGTGTTGGCTATGATCTGGACCACCAGCGGAGAAGGACGGATCCTGCAACAAATGAACCACTCTTCACAAATTGCACAAGAGATTTTACTGGAACTGTTGATTACATATTTTACACAG CGGACTCATTGACCGTGGATTCATTATTGGAACTTTTGGATgaggaaagcttaagaaaagacACAGCTCTTCCGTCCCCTGAATGGTCATCAGATCACATAGCGCTCTTAGCAGAGTTCCGGTGCAAGCCTAGAATCAGACGGTGA